One Gemmatimonas sp. UBA7669 genomic window carries:
- a CDS encoding SDR family NAD(P)-dependent oxidoreductase has protein sequence MNALGARRTLVTGAAHPLGIELVRQCLARGDRVYAACRNPARVPELADLRAEFGGLELLPFEPADASSVADVVPVLESLTDSLDLVVLGPVELGAHERVRDAARDAHLSTMTSTGLTEHYRRHAVAPVLLIRTLLPWLTRGDGARVLVVSSERGSLKDKQLGGDYAESASAAGLHMLVRALAHDLREERVVLCLGNASALVLGAGHVAEDEDVPADEERSVELADVASGLLMQCERLARDRSGAFVDWTGVERAW, from the coding sequence ATGAACGCCCTTGGTGCACGTCGCACGCTGGTGACGGGAGCCGCACATCCCCTGGGCATCGAGTTGGTGCGCCAGTGCCTGGCGCGTGGCGACCGCGTGTATGCCGCCTGTCGCAATCCGGCGCGTGTACCGGAGTTGGCCGACCTTCGTGCGGAGTTCGGTGGGCTCGAGCTGCTGCCATTTGAACCGGCGGACGCCTCGAGTGTGGCCGATGTGGTGCCGGTGCTGGAGAGTCTCACCGATTCGCTCGACCTGGTGGTACTGGGGCCGGTAGAGCTCGGGGCGCATGAGCGGGTACGCGATGCTGCGCGGGACGCACACTTGTCCACCATGACCTCCACGGGACTGACGGAGCACTACCGGCGACACGCGGTGGCCCCGGTGCTGTTGATTCGCACGCTGCTGCCCTGGCTCACGCGAGGGGACGGGGCGCGGGTGCTGGTGGTGAGCAGCGAGCGCGGCTCGCTCAAGGACAAGCAGCTTGGTGGGGATTACGCGGAGAGCGCAAGCGCCGCCGGACTGCACATGCTGGTGCGCGCGCTGGCGCACGACTTGCGCGAGGAGCGGGTGGTGCTCTGTCTGGGCAATGCGAGTGCGCTGGTGCTTGGCGCAGGCCACGTGGCCGAAGACGAAGATGTGCCCGCAGACGAGGAGCGCAGCGTGGAACTGGCGGATGTTGCATCAGGCCTCCTGATGCAGTGCGAACGCCTGGCTCGCGATCGCAGCGGCGCGTTCGTGGATTGGACGGGGGTTGAGCGGGCCTGGTGA